The proteins below come from a single Miscanthus floridulus cultivar M001 chromosome 1, ASM1932011v1, whole genome shotgun sequence genomic window:
- the LOC136524162 gene encoding cytochrome P450 89A2-like, producing MDAARLNRPMDATRLFLGALLLLLLPAALLLLLRPRGRRRLPPGPPSLPLLGSVVWLTNSPAEIEPLLRRLFERYGPVVALRIGARLSVFVADRRIAHEALVDRGAVLADRPALASVRLLGENDNTITGASYGPVWRLLRRNLVAETLHPSRVKLFAPARAWVRRVLLEKLGEPGPDAAPPRVVETFQYAMFCLLVLMCFGERLDEPAVRAIASAQREGLIYRSKNMQVFAFLPAVTKHLFRARLDKSRELRRRVKELFLPLINARREYKKQACEPKGETTFEHSYVDTLLDIKLHEDGDRPLTDDEVCILCSEFLDAGTDTTSTGLQWIMAELVKNPAIQEKLYNEIKAATDDDKEGISEEDVHKMPYLKAVILEALRKHPPGHFVLPHKAAEDMEIGGYLIPQGTTVNFMVAEMGRDEQEWKNPMQFSPERFLPGGDGEGVDVTGTKAIRMMPFGVGRRICAGLGIAMLHLEYFVANMVLEYEWKEVPGHEVDFAEKNEFTVVMKKPLRPRLVLRRSHLN from the coding sequence ATGGACGCGGCGCGACTGAACCGACCAATGGACGCGACGCGACTCTTCCTTggcgcgctcctcctcctcctcctccccgccgcgctcctcctcctgctccgccCGCGGGGCCGGCGCCGCCTCCCCCCTGGCCCGCCGTCGCTGCCGCTGCTCGGCAGCGTGGTGTGGCTCACCAACTCGCCCGCCGAGATCGAGCCCCTGCTGCGGCGCCTCTTCGAGCGGTACGGCCCCGTCGTGGCGCTCCGCATCGGAGCGCGCCTCTCCGTCTTCGTCGCGGACCGCCGCATCGCGCACGAGGCGCTCGTCGACCGCGGCGCGGTGCTGGCGGACCGCCCGGCGCTCGCGTCGGTCAGGTTACTCGGCGAGAACGACAACACCATCACCGGCGCCAGCTACGGGCCCGTGTGGCGCCTCCTGCGCCGCAACCTCGTCGCCGAGACGCTGCACCCGTCGCGGGTGAAGCTCTTCGCGCCGGCCCGCGCGTGGGTGCGCCGCGTGCTCCTCGAGAAGCTCGGGGAGCCCGGGCCggacgccgcgccgccgcgcgtcGTGGAGACGTTCCAGTACGCCATGTTCTGCCTCCTCGTGCTCATGTGCTTCGGCGAGCGCCTCGACGAGCCCGCGGTGCGCGCCATCGCTTCTGCGCAGCGGGAGGGACTCATCTACCGCTCTAAGAACATGCAGGTCTTTGCCTTCTTGCCGGCCGTCACCAAGCACCTCTTCCGTGCTCGGCTCGATAAATCACGGGAGTTGCGGCGGCGCGTCAAGGAGCTCTTTCTTCCGCTTATCAACGCGCGCCGGGAGTACAAGAAGCAAGCATGCGAGCCGAAAGGGGAAACCACGTTCGAGCACTCGTACGTGGACACGCTGCTCGACATCAAGCTTCACGAGGACGGCGATCGCCCGCTCACCGACGATGAGGTTTGCATCCTATGTTCCGAGTTCCTCGACGCCGGTACGGACACCACGTCCACAGGGCTGCAGTGGATCATGGCCGAGCTTGTAAAAAATCCAGCCATCCAGGAGAAGCTCTACAACGAGATCAAGGCCGCCACCGACGACGACAAGGAAGGGATCTCAGAGGAGGACGTCCACAAGATGCCATACCTCAAGGCGGTGATCCTCGAGGCCCTCCGGAAACACCCGCCGGGCCACTTCGTGCTGCCGCACAAGGCGGCGGAAGACATGGAAATTGGTGGGTACCTGATCCCCCAGGGCACAACGGtgaacttcatggtcgctgagaTGGGCCGGGACGAGCAGGAATGGAAGAACCCGATGCAGTTCTCGCCGGAGCGGTTCCTccccggcggcgacggcgagggcgtGGACGTGACGGGCACCAAGGCGATCAGGATGATGCCGTTCGGCGTGGGCCGGAGGATCTGCGCGGGGCTTGGCATCGCCATGCTGCACCTGGAGTACTTCGTTGCCAACATGGTGCTGGAGTACGAGTGGAAGGAGGTGCCCGGCCACGAGGTGGACTTCGCCGAGAAGAATGAGTTCACTGTCGTCATGAAGAAGCCGCTACGCCCGCGCCTTGTGCTTAGGAGGTCTCATTTGAACTAG